CAGTGATAAAAAAACTGGCATCACGCTGTTGAAGTGTGATGACCCTACGAGTTGTAGTGCACAGCGTCTGGACGTGGAGGCAGGCAATGCGGCGCTGGACAAATATGATCAGAGCGGCGGGCTAACCAAGGCAGAACAGTCTATCGTTCGTGGTTTCCAAAATACAAATCAGGACGACACGCGCCTCGCCGTCCAGCAGACCATGAAGGGTGATCATGCCGAAATGCTTGGCATGGTGTTCGGCGGTGGGTTGGGAGGTGCAGGTAAGGTTGCTGGGAAAGTTATTGGCGCTGAGGTTGGAGTAGCCAAGGAAACAACGGTAATCTCAAGCGAGGCCGCTAGCGTTAACGCCCAAGCTGCTTTGAGAGGCAAGCTTTCAGGGCTGCAGAAAGCTCAGGAAAATGCGGCTATCACGAAGACTTTGCCGGATGGCCGAATTCGGTACTACACGCAGGAAGTGCCCGCTCGAACAGAGGGTGCTACACGGGGCGCTTCTTTCGCAACTGAGTATAACCCTGCAACTGGCGCCACTAGGCAGTGGATGGAAAGCTATGATCATGCAGGGAACGTAATTCGGGTGCATCCTAAGAGCATTAATGGGCAACCTGTGAGTGCGCAGCATTATCCGCCTACAGGTGCAGAATTGAAGAGTTGGAAATAATGTACACACAAAATGATCTTGCTAATGATCTTGAAAAAAAATTATCCGCAGGGTTCGACGTGTTTAAGATTTCTAAATTTGCGTTTGAAATTTATCAGCGTCATGGATTAGAGATCACTCCTCCGATGGATCGAATACTTCTCTCATTGATGGCAATGGAAGAAGGGGAAGAGTTTGAGCTGACAGAAACTGAATTTTTAGATTTGATCTCAGAGCTTAGGATTATGGATTGACAGAGCTCAAAATGGAGAAAAGCGGAGAAAGGGACGAAAAGGGGACAGATTTATTTAAATTTGTACTGGGGCAAGCGTATTAAATAAATCTGTCCCCATTATTCCGTTAAAGATGTCTCTAGTTATGTTGATAACGCACTGAAATATGGCAAGGTAACTCCTAATGGCCCAGGTGGGCACGTTATTGAGTACAACGCAGGTAAGGTGATTGGAACAAACGTCTCAGGCGCTCCAACATCGACAATCAAAATAAATGTTCGGGATGGTGTGATTCAGACTGCATTCCCGTACTAGTTAGGAATGGTTATGAGCAGTGGCGGCACACTAATAGAACGATTTGTCGCCCAAGAGTTGGACGACAGCGTTCGCTCTATTTTGAAAGATGCCTTTGATGAGCGGATGTGCTCAAAGAGCGTTCTGCTCAGGGAGTTCGAGTTTAATTGCTTTGACGTTTCTTTGGACTTTGAAAAAGGCATCGTCACATTGCAAGATGTTCTTTCCGCTGGAGAGAGTAGCTTTCTTGATATACCGATACGTGATTTTATCTCTGCTTGCGGTTTGAATGTCTCTTGTTAATTGTAGAAGCCTAGATGTGATCTGACACCGGCCTAGCGCCGGTGTTTTTGCACCCGATCTGCACCCTTTTTGCCGCCTTCTTGCATCCTTTCTGCAAGGATAAAGAGGACGGATTTATTTAGGTGTAGCGTTGATCGGTAAGCTATTAAATAAATCTGTCCCCTTTTGCCGGTCCCCTTTTGCCGTTGTTCTATTGGTGTGTGTTCGCAACTATCACCGTAGACCAAGGCCAGCCTCTTTCAATTTTTTAAGCAGGATCAGTGGGTTACTTGTTAAGTAAGTGCCATTCGGGACGGATTTGAATGGCACTTACTTAACCTTCTTCGTGCGACCATTCTTCCTGACCTCGGCCCTGGCTGATCGACGTGTTTTCATCAGCATGGAATAACGCTTGGGTCTTCGTTTTATGGCGCGCGGCTCAATCCTGCCAGGACGCCTTCCAGCACGTTTCTGGGCAATCAGCTCAAGCAGATCAGCGTCTGATTTCCTTGCTCCTGAACCCCGTACTGCCTCAACGCAAGGCACAGCTGAAGGCTATGTTTGAAGCTCAGCTTGCGAGGCAGACAGTCGGCCAACAGAGCTGATTGCGCCATGAGCATCCGTATCAGGTTGTGGGCCAGCAAGGAGATCCACAACTCCTTGACGGCCATACTTGGCGTCTTGCAGCTCAGTGCTTCAAGCCCCGGCGTAGTCTTGAGGTTGCGCAGGTCCAGCGTATCCGTCCGGCCAAATCACCTACCAAGCCCCACAAAGCCAAGACATGGGGTGCACTCAAATTTAAGGTTCTTCACGGAATCCCGGGAAACACAGAAACGAGAACGCCGATTTGGCTGATGATGTTCGTGCGAGCATCACCCAACTCTACGACCGGCGTGATTCACAACCGGTGGATTTGCCAACCTTCAAGGTCCGTTACTGATACGGATCGGACTTAGTCTTGAATCGATATTGCGATTTAATCACTGGGGGGAAAAATATGAACCAGAAATCTGGCGTCGAAAGTAAACGCTGGATAGTTAAGCTGCGCTTGCCCGGCTAATCATGCCTGGCTATCCTGCTGCGCTCCAAATATCTTTCTCGCAAGGACGTCCCAAATGCGCCTGCTCTTAGCCGTCTTGCTCCCGCCCGCGTTACTCGCCGGGTGCGCTGGCATTCCCTACGAAAAACCCGAAGATCGTGCGGCCATTCAGAAAGACCTAGCGGTGAATCCAGAAGATGTTGTCACGGTGACCCAGGTGGCGTGGTGCGCCCACCCCTACGGTGACATAACCCCCTGTCAGTTGCAGGATGCACTGGCCGTGCAGACCCGCACAAAGCTGATTCTTGCCAGTTACAGCAATAAGCACTACAGGCCGGTCTTGCAGCCCCGGGCAAGCGAAGTCATGTGCGCCCACGCACAGGCATCCGTCGACACAGCGCCGAACTTCTACATGTTTACCAAAGACTACGCCCTGCAAATATGGCCGATTACCCCCGACGCAAAACCGGACTTACTGAAGAAGAAACTCATGCTGGATGCAATGACGCAGGGTAAAAAAACCTTCGTCGGCCCCCAAGGTAACTTCGTGGAGAACACCGGGCGGTACAATTATGGCGGGGGTTATATTGCTAACACTACCATTCCCTATGCGACAAGGACGAAGGTACTGCAGTTGGTTAATCCTTGTGGGGGTCGGGAGTAGAAGGCCAGATTCGCGAGGTTGTCGCAGCTTATTGTGCCGCTTCCAACTGGCGTTGCACGGTAACCGTCCGGTAGACAAGTCTCGACGAGTTCATCTTAGGACGGCCTTGAGTAAAGCGCCCTTGTTGACGGTTGCGGTGAAGTATTTACGAGCGATTGTGTCCGGGAGAGGGCCTTCTGGCCCAGTGGTCAGTTGCTTCAACGCTCAGATAAGGCAGAACCTCGCAGCCGTATCTGCGAATCGAGTGGTGCTGGTACCTTTATCGTCATACCTTAAGGATAAATGGGACGGATTTATTTAGTTGATTTATTTGGTTGTACTGCTCACGCACAAAGCGGGCGACACTACGGCCGCCCGTTTTTCACTCAGTTCGGATCAGCATTAAGCCTACGACTGATAACATCCAGCAAATCACACCCATCCCGCAGCGGTATAGCCAGCAAATGGGCGAAGTCTGAAAGCACTACGGCATCGCTGCTGAGTTGTTCGCGGAAGGCCAGGTTTTCCAGCAGTTGGGTGACGACCTGAATGCGGTGCACGGCGGCGTCGTGAAGGACGTCGAGGGGCGCCTGGGTGTCGATGAGCAGGGCGGGGACGGTGCAGTCGTGGCCGGTTAGGGGCATGTATCGGTTCATCATTAAGCTCTCTATTGATTATTGAGGGCTCGTTCTTCGGGTCGCCAAACCCGGTCGCGTTTTGAGCGACCGCCGGACTATAAGCCCCGCACCCAAAACCGCGCAAGGCATCAGAGTAGAGGCACAATGCCTCATGTAATACGATCCATTGCCGAGACACTGGCGATGGCCAGATGCATCAAAACATCCGAACCGGCCTTCGCCGGTGTTTTCAAAACCGCTGTACCGCTACCCACAAGGAAGAAATACATGATCAAGTTGTTCTGCAAAGCCGCTGTTGTTCTGTCCCTTGCCACGCTGTTTGGCTGTTCTTCGACGCCGTCGGTGGAGAAGATGCAGGCTGACGTGGCGAGCTATTCGTTGCCCAAGGCTGCCGTGGCCGATAAAGGCCTGGTGTACGTCGTTCGTCCTAGCAACGTCGGGATGATGGTGCGGTTCAACGTGTTCCTGGATGACAAGGAAGCCAACTCGGAGATGGGTTACAACCGCGGTAACCAGTACATCTATTTTTTCGTGACGCCGGGCAAGCACGTGATCAGCTCCAAGGCTGAAAACTGGGCGGACATGCCAATCGACGTCAAGGCCGGTGAGGTGGTTTACCTCAAGCAGGAAGTCGAAATGGGTTTCGCCGTGGCGCGCAACAGTCTCAAAGTGCTGAGCGATCTGGAAGGCCGCTATCTGGTCAAGGATGCGTCTTTGGGTACCATTGCCAAAGAAAGCAAATGAGTTAACACCTTGGGTGCCGGCCGGGCCGAGGCTCTGCCGGCAATTGCTGTTCAACTGCAAACATTAAAGGACTGATGTGAAAAACTTCCTCTTCATCCTCCTCACCACCCTCATCCTCGGCGGTTGCGTCAGCCACCCCCTGACGCCCGAAAACCGCGCGCAGATCAAGACCGTCAAAGTCCTGCCCGTGAAGTGGGAAAAGAACATGGTGTACTTCGGCCGTGAACAGGCCTGGGGCGCGGCCCTTGGGGCTGGGCTTGGTGCGGGCGTCGGCATGGCCAGCGGTGCCTCCAAGGTCGGCACCGCGGCGTTGAGCGGCGCGGGGTTCGCGGCCGGCATGAAGGTTGGGCAGTTGGCCGAGATGCCGACGCCTGTGGCGATTTTGACGGTGATGGAGGCGGAAAAAATCGATGTAGGCGTGTTGCTCAAGCAGGGCTTTATCGATGCGTTGGGCAAGACTTCAACGCTCAAGGTGGTCGGTGACGACGAGCCCGCCGATGCGCAGATCCAGCTGACCGTGGCCGAGTGGGGCTTTCGCCTGACTCAGGGGTTCAGCAGTGTGATTTACCCCACCCTCAACGTGCTGGCGCAGATGAATCGCGGCGATGAAATGATCTGGCGCACCAGCGAGGCGGTCACGCCGTTCAATGGCCAGAATGTCTACGGCTACACGCCACTCACCTACCGCACAGACCCCGAGGCCTTGCGCCGGGCGCTCACCGGGATCACGCAGATTTCTGGGCGTTATCTGGTGCAGGAGCTTAAGTAGGCGTTCGCCGGATAAAGGACCTTTGATGAAACCCGCAAAACTCTCCCTTCAGGCCTTCCTGATGGCTTGCCTCATCCCCGGCTGGGGCCTGGTGTATGTGGGCCGCCTCCAGTGGGGCATGCGGGTCGCCGCGTTGTTGCTCGGCGGGGTCGTGTTGATGGGCGCCTTGGGGTGGATCACTACGCCCCTTGGGCTGTATGCCTTCTTCGCGTTTGTCATCACGGTCAAGCTGACCTCCGCCATCGTGTCCGCCGTGTTGGCCCGTCGCTACAGCGGCCCGCCCAATGTGCCGCGTAAACGTGTTCATGCTCTCTACGTCGGCGGGGTGCTGGTCCTGGTGCTGATGCTGGATGTTTTTCGGGTGCCGTTGCTGGGCTTCAAGAACTATTACATTCCTTCGGGCTCGATGGTTCCGACGCTGTCCATTGGCGACTACATCATCGCCGACCTGCAAGCCGGCGCACCGCAGGTGGGGGATATGGTGGTGTATCGCTGGAACGGCACCGAAGCGGTCAAACGAGTGGCGGGTGTTGCGGGGGATACGTTAGCCATCGTGAACGGTGAGCTGGTCCATAACGGTGAAAACCTCGGGCTGTTTCACGCACCGGCCGACCGGGTGCAAGGGCCGCAATCGCAGGCAATGGCGCCGGTCAAGGTCGAGCCGGGTCATGTCTTTTTACTGGGCGACAATCGCAACAACAGCAACGACAGCCGTTTCATGGGCCAGCTCGCGGTGGAGGACGTGGTGGGCAAGGTCACCGGCATTTGGTTCTCGAATGACTGCGCGCGCATTGGGACCACTTTTCCATAAGCCTTCGAGTAGGCGTTGCCGGGCGGGCAGCGCTGCGGTTCATAAAGGAAAGGGGACAGATTTATTTAAAGGCCTGAGTTAAATAAATCTGTCCCGAATGAAACTCGTCCCGAATGAAACTCGAGCTTCAGGGTATAAATAAAGGCTTCCAAGCTCACCACACGCTTCCTCAGTATCTAGGAAAGATGTTGGGGTACTAAAAAAATGACATGATGGATCACCCCGCAACATTGATCACTCAATACTCGCATACTGGTAAGCTGAACCCGGATGCCATGCATAAAGCTATAAGTAAATATCTGCCTCCAATGGTAGGAGGTAAAGCTGCTAGTTATACTCCAGATCAGATCAGTACTGGGTTGCAAAAAGCGTATGGAGATATTGGACGTCCTGAGCTTTTTAAATCGGTACAGCATTTAATCAAATAAGGAGGGTGAGTTATGTCGGACAAACAAGTAGATGAGCTAACGATTGATGATCTTGATAGTTGTAGCGTTTGGTTCTTTCCTATGGACGACACTGTGGAGGATGAATTAACTGTACGCCCCCTCGCCGAACAGGAAGCGTGCTCAGACTTTCATATTGTCGTTAGAGCTGGTTTTTTTGGTGAAAGTGGCGCTGTGTATCGCGGTTATTTGTATTGGGGCTCTAATGCCGCAATTGAATACTTAAAGCCTGTTGTATTGTCTGATAAGGGAGGCGCCGTAAGTTTTTGGAGCGGTATAGTAACTCCAGCGTGGGAAAGTTCGGAGTTTGCCGATTCGATTAGATCCGAGCTGCCTATTTCTTATGCCTCAGAACCGGTTTTTGGTCTTCCTTCCATTTGCGGAAAGCTGGAGGGACTTTATTATCTTTCTGATGATCAGGTGTGCTGCGTTAAATGACGCGAAAAAGGGGGGGTTATTTAAATTTGCGCTGGGAGCTATTAAATAAATCTGTCCACTTTTGTTCTAATCCTGGCGGTCCAGGGTCGGCTCTCTCGGCATACCCACCAAAAAAAGGAGCTGAATAATGCATTCCGTACCGCTAGAACATGAGAAGCAAAAGTTGATTTTCTACGTGGCTCAAGACTTAGATCAGTCTATTAGATCTAATGTTCAGCAGCTTGTTAATGAGGTCGCTGCGTCAAGAATATGGAGTACTGCCCCGCCAATCTTTATTGACGCGATAGACGAAGGGGGCGCGGAAGTGGTGGGTGGAATGTTGGAAATTTATTCAGCGCTGCAACCGAATATACTCTCTGTTGATATGGATTCGAAAAATCTATATGAAGTAGAAGAAATAGTCTGCGCTGTAAAAAAGTTATCTGAAAAAGAAAATATTTCTTTTGAATTTCAATTGGGTACGACTTTTGTTGGCGCCATTGATGATGGTGTTATTGATCGAGTCTTGCTGGAGGGACTGCTCGTGCCGTGGCGAAATCATATCAAAGGAAAAAGTTGAGTTGGTGCAAAGAGAAGAAAAGGGTGGCGGATTTATTTTAATTCGAGATGGCAGTAAAAAGCCTACTAAATAAATCTGTTCCCTTTATTCTGCGGACTGCCCGATGGTGACAAGGTCAGAATTAAGGTGGTGGACTAATGGCTAGGTTTAGAGAAAGTATATATTTGTCTTGTTCGCAATTTTGCGTGTTTGTGAGTTCGCTTGATCAGCCGTATAATGATTGGAGTGATCGTAGTTATGCGCAAGGATTTTCGTGGAGGTTAGGGAGTGTCTCTTTTAGAGCTTTGATTGACGAAGGCGATCATAATTAGATTTTTTATTAACGAACAAGTGCCCATTATAAGCGCAGACGTGGTTCGAGCCTTTAAAGTTCCCTTCGCGGTGAGAGATAGAAATATTGAGATTGGTAGTATTTCGAGTACGGTTCCTCTAGAGCTGCCTGAAGGAGATTATTCTCTTCAGGTCGAATTTATAAGACCCTCCTCAAGCGGATTGTATGCAACAAATGTCCATTTGAATTTAGGGGGCTGCGATTTTGAGGTGTTGAGAGCAGACGCTGAAATTGACGAACAAGGTGAGTTTGATATCAATGCGGTTCCTGCGGGATAAACATTCGGCGAAATGGGGCGGATTTATAGTTCGAGATCGAGGTAAAAAGCCTATTAAATAAATCTGTGCCCTTTATTTTTTCGTAAAGTATTTCCAAGTATTGTATTTTAAAAGATAGAAGGTAAAGAGAACGGATTTGTTTAGTTTGAACTGCTCACGCACAAAGCGGGCGACACTAAGGCCGCCCGATTTTCACTCAGGACGGATCGGCATTAAGCCTGCGACTGATGACATCCAGCAAATCACACCCATCGCGTAGCGGAATGGCCAGCAAATGGGCGAAGTCTGAAAGCACTACGGCATCGCTGCTGAGTTGTTCGCGGAAGGCCAGGTTTTCCAGCAGTTGGGTGACGGCCTGGATGCGGTGCACGGCGGCGTCGTGGAGGACGTCGAGGGGCGCCTGGGTGTCGATGAGCAGGGCGGGGATGGTGCAGTCGTGGCCGGTTAGGGGCATGTAGCGGTTCATAATTGGCACTCTGTTTAATGGTTGAAGCCATCACTCAGTCGTCGCCAAACGAATGGGTGGCAGCTGTACGCAGGTTGGCGAACCGGCAACAGAATAAACCGGCAGACCCTAAGGTCTCCCGCGCACAGCCGCCATAAAAGATGCGGCTTTGCGGGTGCAAAAACACCTGCATATAAGCGGATTGCTTTTGCATTCTGTTGTCGGGTCGCCAAACCCGGTCGCCGTATTGGACGACGGCCGGACTATAAGCCCCCCATCCAAAACCATGCAAGGCGTCCGTCCAGGCTGTAACAATTCTGCCTGCCACAACCGATCAATGTGGGAGCGGGCTTGCCCGCGATGGCGGAGTGTCAGTCGATAACCCAGTCGGCTGACCCACCGCCATCGCAGGCAAGGCAGCTCCCACCCTTGATTCTGTGGTGCTGCACTGACCGTGACAGAGCCTTTACAGCAACTTGCGCTGCACCGCCTCATCCAGCGTGCTGCGCGTCAGCGCCTCGACCACTTCCTTCGTATCCGCCTGGAACGGGATGCCCACGATCAGCACCAAATGCACCCAGG
Above is a genomic segment from Pseudomonas azadiae containing:
- the comJ gene encoding competence protein ComJ, with translation MTKAIIIRFFINEQVPIISADVVRAFKVPFAVRDRNIEIGSISSTVPLELPEGDYSLQVEFIRPSSSGLYATNVHLNLGGCDFEVLRADAEIDEQGEFDINAVPAG
- the comJ gene encoding competence protein ComJ, which translates into the protein MARFRESIYLSCSQFCVFVSSLDQPYNDWSDRSYAQGFSWRLGSVSFRALIDEGDHN
- the lepB gene encoding signal peptidase I; the encoded protein is MKPAKLSLQAFLMACLIPGWGLVYVGRLQWGMRVAALLLGGVVLMGALGWITTPLGLYAFFAFVITVKLTSAIVSAVLARRYSGPPNVPRKRVHALYVGGVLVLVLMLDVFRVPLLGFKNYYIPSGSMVPTLSIGDYIIADLQAGAPQVGDMVVYRWNGTEAVKRVAGVAGDTLAIVNGELVHNGENLGLFHAPADRVQGPQSQAMAPVKVEPGHVFLLGDNRNNSNDSRFMGQLAVEDVVGKVTGIWFSNDCARIGTTFP
- a CDS encoding DUF2846 domain-containing protein: MQADVASYSLPKAAVADKGLVYVVRPSNVGMMVRFNVFLDDKEANSEMGYNRGNQYIYFFVTPGKHVISSKAENWADMPIDVKAGEVVYLKQEVEMGFAVARNSLKVLSDLEGRYLVKDASLGTIAKESK